Proteins from a single region of Nocardioides anomalus:
- a CDS encoding MFS transporter, which yields MTTTSDRAPSVGPTTGSRPSAAILALTAGIAILVSSEFLPAGVLPALAADLDVSEGTAGLAVAATAIAGAITAPTIAVVLPRADRRAVLVGLLVAAAVSNLAVALTPSFALLLVARLVLGAALAGYWSFAFGAGVTASPGRDHVVATSVSLGVTVASIVGVPLGSLLGDAVGWRTVFFIASGLALASALWLARAMPSVPASPGAGFAMMRRALANRHLMVGILAVMLVAFGNFAAYPFIRLAIDAVDSGATTWMLVLWGVGGLAGNLTAGRYAARLRAVVTVAPLLLAVALLLTATAGGVAVLAVGIALWGFAFNAMPVASQLWVTRVEPDHGESAMALNVTAFQVAITLGAASGGLLVDAHGVTAALTLGAALAASAAVAFGVLRAARA from the coding sequence ATGACCACCACCTCCGACCGCGCGCCCTCCGTGGGGCCGACGACGGGCAGCAGACCGAGCGCCGCGATCCTCGCGCTCACCGCGGGCATCGCGATCCTCGTCTCGAGCGAGTTCCTGCCCGCCGGGGTGCTGCCGGCCCTGGCCGCCGACCTCGACGTCAGCGAGGGCACCGCCGGCCTCGCCGTCGCGGCGACCGCGATCGCCGGGGCGATCACCGCGCCCACGATCGCGGTGGTGCTGCCGCGCGCCGATCGCCGGGCCGTCCTGGTCGGGCTGCTCGTCGCGGCCGCCGTCTCCAACCTGGCCGTCGCACTCACGCCGTCCTTCGCGCTGCTGCTGGTGGCCCGGCTCGTGCTCGGGGCCGCGCTGGCCGGCTACTGGTCCTTCGCGTTCGGCGCGGGCGTGACGGCCTCGCCGGGGCGCGACCACGTCGTGGCGACCTCCGTCTCGCTGGGCGTCACCGTCGCCTCGATCGTCGGGGTGCCCCTCGGCTCGCTGCTCGGGGACGCCGTCGGCTGGCGGACCGTCTTCTTCATCGCTTCGGGCCTCGCCCTGGCCAGCGCGCTGTGGCTGGCCCGAGCGATGCCGTCGGTGCCGGCGAGTCCCGGCGCCGGGTTCGCGATGATGCGCCGGGCCCTGGCCAACCGGCACCTGATGGTCGGCATCCTCGCGGTGATGCTGGTCGCGTTCGGCAACTTCGCGGCGTACCCGTTCATCCGGCTCGCCATCGACGCGGTCGACAGCGGCGCCACCACCTGGATGCTGGTGCTGTGGGGCGTCGGCGGCCTGGCCGGGAACCTCACCGCCGGCCGGTACGCCGCCCGCCTGCGCGCCGTCGTCACCGTCGCGCCGCTGCTGCTCGCCGTCGCCCTCCTGCTCACCGCGACCGCCGGCGGCGTCGCCGTCCTGGCCGTCGGGATCGCACTGTGGGGCTTCGCGTTCAACGCGATGCCGGTCGCGTCCCAGCTGTGGGTGACCCGCGTGGAGCCCGACCACGGCGAGTCGGCGATGGCCCTCAACGTCACTGCTTTCCAGGTCGCCATCACGCTGGGCGCCGCGTCCGGGGGCCTGCTCGTCGACGCCCACGGTGTCACCGCCGCGCTGACGCTCGGTGCTGCTCTCGCCGCGAGCGCGGCGGTCGCCTTCGGCGTGCTGCGGGCCGCCCGGGCCTAG
- a CDS encoding zinc-binding dehydrogenase — protein MKSFDERVHAIRLHAFGPPEHLVLDELPDLTPGPGEVRIAVEASGVHLLDTSLRRGEAGPLPLPELPTVPGREVAGVVDAVGPGTDRAWPGKRVVAHLGQVPGGYAEQAVAAEAALLEVADHVSFPDAVAAVGTGRTALGVVTLEPPGPDDVVLVLSAAGGLGWLLVQSARAAGARVVAAASGSRTQVLVADQVVDYAEPGWAEQVDGGVTLVYDGVGGAVGRTALELLRPGGRLVMFGFSAGAPTALTTEDLVARGISAGWSLGPRMAAVPGGVPGLARRALAKVAAGEWRPLVSTYPLDRAVRAHADLEGRRALGKVVLVRR, from the coding sequence TTGAAGTCGTTCGATGAGCGGGTGCACGCGATCCGGCTCCACGCCTTCGGCCCGCCCGAGCACCTCGTCCTGGACGAGCTGCCCGACCTCACGCCCGGGCCGGGCGAGGTCCGGATCGCCGTGGAGGCCAGCGGCGTGCACCTGCTCGACACCTCGCTCCGGCGCGGCGAGGCGGGACCCCTCCCGCTGCCGGAGCTGCCCACCGTCCCGGGCCGGGAGGTGGCCGGTGTCGTGGACGCCGTCGGTCCGGGCACCGACCGGGCCTGGCCGGGGAAGCGGGTCGTGGCGCACCTCGGTCAGGTGCCGGGCGGGTACGCCGAGCAGGCGGTGGCCGCCGAGGCCGCGCTCCTCGAGGTCGCTGACCACGTGTCCTTCCCCGACGCCGTCGCGGCGGTCGGCACGGGGAGGACCGCGCTCGGCGTGGTGACCCTCGAGCCGCCGGGGCCCGACGACGTGGTCCTGGTGCTGTCCGCCGCGGGTGGGCTGGGCTGGCTGCTCGTGCAGTCGGCCCGGGCCGCCGGCGCCCGCGTGGTCGCCGCCGCCTCGGGGTCGCGGACGCAGGTGCTGGTCGCGGACCAGGTCGTCGACTACGCCGAGCCGGGCTGGGCCGAGCAGGTCGACGGTGGTGTGACCCTGGTCTACGACGGCGTGGGCGGAGCGGTCGGCCGGACGGCCCTGGAGCTGCTGCGACCCGGTGGCCGGCTGGTCATGTTCGGCTTCTCCGCCGGCGCCCCGACGGCGCTCACCACCGAGGACCTGGTGGCGCGGGGCATCAGCGCCGGGTGGTCCCTCGGCCCGCGGATGGCCGCAGTGCCCGGCGGCGTGCCGGGACTGGCGCGGAGGGCGCTGGCCAAGGTCGCCGCGGGGGAGTGGCGGCCGCTGGTCTCGACGTACCCCCTCGACCGGGCCGTCCGCGCCCACGCCGACCTCGAGGGCCGCCGCGCGCTGGGCAAGGTGGTCCTGGTCCGCCGATGA
- a CDS encoding MFS transporter, whose translation MSRSLPRALSPFRHPAYRRLAVALTLSTFASGVWLVGLVWEVIRIGGGPAQLSFVSTASAVGVILPALLGGVVADRVPQKLILLVVASVELAGMALVAVLSLTDTAQLWHLAAVSFVTGMGMAFYYPAYSAWLPALVPESDLQAVNGFEGAVRPTVGQAIGPAVAGAAVGAFSPGAAVLVAAGASVLGLCALTLVPLTPVRREAVPEEERRGPVASAVADVREGFAYMVRTPWLLATLLFASLMILVMMGPLEVLTPFLIKDELGGGASDHALVLAAFGIGAAVGAMTVASLPMPRRYLTWMNLTWGLACLPLLFFGLATDVWQLVVAAFVCGVLFDGPMVIWGTLLQRRVPPHLLGRVASLDFFVSIALMPVSMALAGPVSETIGLTATFAIAGLAPLVFAVAAVFLARLPQDELAHPLRDEEPALEPVP comes from the coding sequence GTGAGCAGGAGCCTGCCGCGGGCGCTGAGCCCGTTCCGCCACCCGGCCTACCGCCGGCTGGCCGTGGCGCTGACCCTGTCGACGTTCGCCTCCGGCGTGTGGCTGGTGGGGCTGGTCTGGGAGGTCATCCGGATCGGCGGTGGGCCGGCCCAGCTGTCCTTCGTCTCGACGGCGAGCGCGGTCGGCGTGATCCTCCCGGCGCTGCTCGGCGGGGTGGTGGCCGACCGGGTGCCGCAGAAGCTGATCCTGCTGGTCGTGGCCTCGGTCGAGCTGGCCGGCATGGCGCTGGTGGCGGTGCTGTCGCTGACCGACACCGCGCAGCTGTGGCACCTGGCCGCGGTCTCGTTCGTGACCGGGATGGGCATGGCGTTCTACTACCCGGCGTACTCCGCGTGGCTGCCGGCGCTGGTGCCCGAGTCCGACCTCCAGGCGGTCAACGGCTTCGAGGGTGCGGTCCGCCCGACGGTGGGCCAGGCCATCGGCCCGGCCGTGGCCGGCGCCGCGGTCGGGGCGTTCTCGCCCGGCGCGGCCGTGCTCGTCGCCGCGGGCGCCTCGGTCCTGGGCCTGTGCGCGCTGACCCTGGTCCCGCTCACGCCGGTGCGCCGCGAGGCGGTCCCGGAGGAGGAGCGGCGGGGTCCGGTCGCGTCGGCCGTGGCCGACGTGCGCGAGGGCTTCGCCTACATGGTGCGCACGCCGTGGCTGCTGGCCACGCTGCTGTTCGCCTCGCTGATGATCCTGGTGATGATGGGGCCGCTGGAGGTGCTGACCCCGTTCCTCATCAAGGACGAGCTCGGCGGCGGCGCCAGCGACCACGCCCTGGTCCTGGCGGCCTTCGGCATCGGCGCGGCGGTCGGGGCGATGACGGTGGCCTCGCTGCCGATGCCGCGGCGCTACCTGACCTGGATGAACCTCACCTGGGGGCTGGCCTGCCTGCCCCTGCTCTTCTTCGGGCTGGCCACCGACGTGTGGCAGCTGGTCGTGGCGGCGTTCGTGTGCGGGGTGCTCTTCGACGGGCCGATGGTCATCTGGGGCACGCTGCTGCAGCGCCGGGTGCCGCCGCACCTGCTCGGCCGGGTCGCCTCGCTCGACTTCTTCGTCTCCATCGCGCTGATGCCGGTGTCGATGGCCCTGGCCGGTCCGGTCTCCGAGACGATCGGGCTCACCGCCACCTTCGCGATCGCGGGGCTGGCCCCGCTCGTCTTCGCGGTCGCCGCGGTCTTCCTGGCCCGGCTGCCCCAGGACGAGCTCGCCCACCCGCTGCGCGACGAGGAGCCTGCGCTCGAGCCGGTGCCCTAG
- a CDS encoding low temperature requirement protein A, whose protein sequence is MSEALTHSIRRMAGRDPREHGRASTPLELLFDLTFVIAFAAAADELAHALASDHVWEGVVAFAFATFAVSWAWINFSWFASAYDTDDWAFRLTTMVQMVGVLVLALGVPRMFESVLAHEHHLDVRLLVVGYAVMRLPMVLQWLRAGRQDAEHRSLCSTMVATLAVAEVGWLAMALVNPSLTVTVVAVVVLIGVEVSGPVVAERRYGGTPWHGHHIAERYGLMVIITLGEGLLGTTAAIGALVAEGWTVEVAVLGLAGTAVVFGVWWSYFSVPYGDLLNRHRERSFGWGYGHVVLFGALVALGAGLHAAAYLLEDHSELGATGTVLAVAVPLAAYVLVLHLLHGALTRSADARRLGVVAASAALVVVAVVLAGAGLGTVWCLAVLAVVPWVTVVGQERAAA, encoded by the coding sequence GTGTCCGAGGCGCTGACCCACTCGATCCGGCGAATGGCCGGGCGGGACCCGCGCGAGCACGGGCGGGCCTCGACGCCGCTCGAGCTCCTCTTCGACCTGACCTTCGTCATCGCCTTCGCGGCGGCGGCCGACGAGCTGGCGCACGCGCTGGCCTCCGACCACGTCTGGGAGGGCGTGGTGGCCTTCGCCTTCGCGACGTTCGCGGTGAGTTGGGCGTGGATCAACTTCTCGTGGTTCGCCTCGGCCTACGACACCGACGACTGGGCGTTCCGGCTCACCACCATGGTCCAGATGGTCGGCGTGCTGGTGCTGGCCCTCGGCGTGCCGCGGATGTTCGAGTCGGTGCTGGCGCACGAGCACCACCTCGACGTGCGCCTGCTGGTCGTCGGGTACGCCGTCATGCGGCTGCCGATGGTCCTGCAGTGGCTGCGGGCCGGGCGCCAGGACGCCGAGCACCGCTCGCTCTGCTCGACCATGGTGGCCACCCTCGCGGTCGCCGAGGTCGGCTGGCTGGCCATGGCCCTGGTCAACCCCTCGCTCACGGTGACCGTGGTCGCCGTGGTGGTCCTCATCGGCGTGGAGGTGTCCGGGCCGGTCGTGGCCGAGCGGCGCTACGGCGGCACGCCGTGGCACGGGCACCACATCGCGGAGCGCTACGGGCTGATGGTCATCATCACCCTCGGCGAGGGGCTGCTCGGGACGACCGCGGCCATCGGCGCCCTGGTCGCCGAGGGGTGGACGGTCGAGGTCGCGGTCCTCGGCCTGGCCGGCACCGCGGTGGTCTTCGGCGTCTGGTGGAGCTACTTCTCGGTGCCGTACGGCGATCTGCTCAACCGGCACCGCGAGCGCTCGTTCGGCTGGGGCTACGGCCACGTGGTGCTGTTCGGTGCGCTGGTGGCGCTGGGCGCCGGGCTGCACGCGGCGGCGTACCTGCTCGAGGACCACTCGGAGCTCGGCGCGACGGGCACCGTCCTCGCGGTGGCCGTCCCGCTGGCGGCGTACGTCCTCGTGCTGCACCTGCTCCACGGCGCCCTCACCCGCAGCGCGGACGCGCGCCGGCTCGGGGTGGTGGCGGCCAGCGCAGCGCTGGTCGTCGTCGCGGTGGTGCTGGCCGGGGCCGGGCTCGGCACCGTGTGGTGCCTGGCCGTGCTCGCCGTCGTGCCGTGGGTGACGGTGGTCGGGCAGGAGCGCGCGGCGGCCTAG
- a CDS encoding DUF2332 domain-containing protein — translation MEPYAAVVDQYTRFAAEARDESPCFAEWALGVASDPEVLASISSLPGTKKQPNLVFAAARWHGVPAPGPYAGLRAALLADDGRIRATVLERATQTNEVGRLATLLPAFPTGPLALLEVGASAGLNLFPDRWGYSWTPGHDLGPEPRLRCAVTGPAPLPTSLPDVRWRGGIDLHPLAVTDPDDVAWLEVLVWPEQEERRERLRHAVAVAREDPPHLVPGDLLTELPALVAEASAYGTVVVFHSAVAVYLAPEDRERMRALMTGLVADGACTWISNEAPGVFPAFAHPDAPPLRFQLSVDGRAVGFTQGHGHELAWLDLNCA, via the coding sequence GTGGAGCCGTACGCCGCGGTGGTGGACCAGTACACCCGCTTCGCCGCCGAGGCTCGGGACGAGTCGCCGTGCTTCGCCGAGTGGGCCCTCGGCGTCGCGTCCGATCCCGAGGTGCTCGCCTCGATCTCCTCGCTGCCCGGCACCAAGAAGCAGCCGAACCTGGTCTTCGCCGCCGCCCGCTGGCACGGCGTACCCGCGCCCGGTCCGTACGCCGGGCTCCGGGCGGCGCTGCTGGCCGACGACGGGCGGATCCGCGCCACGGTGCTGGAACGCGCGACCCAGACCAACGAGGTCGGCCGGCTGGCCACCCTGCTGCCGGCGTTCCCGACAGGGCCGCTGGCCCTGCTCGAGGTCGGCGCCTCGGCCGGGCTCAACCTGTTCCCGGACCGCTGGGGCTACTCCTGGACGCCGGGGCACGACCTCGGGCCCGAGCCGCGACTGCGCTGCGCGGTCACGGGCCCGGCGCCGCTGCCCACCTCGCTGCCCGATGTCCGGTGGCGCGGCGGCATCGACCTGCACCCCCTCGCGGTCACCGACCCCGACGACGTGGCCTGGCTCGAGGTGCTCGTGTGGCCCGAGCAGGAGGAGCGGCGCGAGCGGTTGCGGCACGCGGTCGCCGTGGCCCGCGAGGACCCGCCGCACCTGGTGCCCGGCGACCTGCTCACCGAGCTGCCGGCGCTCGTGGCCGAGGCGTCGGCGTACGGCACGGTGGTGGTGTTCCACAGCGCGGTCGCGGTGTACCTCGCGCCGGAGGACCGCGAGCGGATGCGGGCGCTGATGACCGGGCTGGTGGCCGACGGGGCCTGCACCTGGATCAGCAACGAGGCGCCCGGGGTCTTCCCGGCGTTCGCCCACCCGGACGCGCCGCCGCTGCGCTTCCAGCTGAGCGTGGACGGCCGGGCCGTCGGCTTCACCCAGGGGCACGGGCACGAGCTCGCGTGGCTTGACCTCAACTGTGCTTGA
- a CDS encoding flotillin family protein produces MLIPIAGLVVVVVLLVLLITSRYKVAGPNQAFIVTGRKGKAVLNPETGQLSTDLSGQKVVLGGGVFVIPFVQKLATMDLSSRRISVQIRGAVSGQGIKLNVDGVAIVKVGGNADQIRLAAQRFLSQQEDVEPFTQEVLAGALRSIIGGLTVEQIIRDRAAFAQRVAEESETSLTGQGLILDTFQIQDVTDDGSYLADLGRPEAARVGQDARIAEANARQAAEQATIAAEQQIAIAQRTLALKQAEIKAETDAAAAQAAAAGPLAQADRDQAILTEQEKVAVRQAALTERQLETQVRKPADAARYKVEQEAEASRTAEIAAAEARKAATIAAAEADAEKARLTGEAEKARRSALAEAEAIEGAKRGEAEKARRTAEADATRAEGEATAAATLAVGQAEAEAMDKRAEAFAHYNDAAVLQMMIEVLPQIAKEVAAPISAIDNLTVLSTDGAGAIPRQVNDNIVQTLSMLKTSTGLDLEAMLKGALAKATDGSSPEPAAADAPKAVTAKPVEGGPA; encoded by the coding sequence ATGCTCATCCCGATCGCCGGCCTCGTCGTGGTCGTCGTGCTGCTGGTGCTGCTCATCACCAGCCGCTACAAGGTCGCCGGCCCCAACCAGGCGTTCATCGTCACCGGCCGCAAGGGCAAGGCGGTGCTGAACCCGGAGACCGGGCAGCTGAGCACCGACCTGTCGGGGCAGAAGGTCGTGCTGGGCGGCGGGGTGTTCGTGATCCCGTTCGTGCAGAAGCTCGCGACCATGGACCTCTCCAGCCGTCGGATCTCGGTGCAGATCCGCGGGGCGGTGTCGGGCCAGGGCATCAAGCTGAACGTCGACGGCGTGGCCATCGTCAAGGTGGGCGGGAACGCCGACCAGATCCGGCTGGCGGCCCAGCGCTTCCTGTCGCAGCAGGAGGACGTCGAGCCGTTCACCCAGGAGGTGCTGGCCGGCGCGCTCCGCTCGATCATCGGCGGCCTGACCGTCGAGCAGATCATCCGCGACCGGGCGGCGTTCGCCCAGCGGGTGGCCGAGGAGTCCGAGACCTCGCTGACCGGCCAGGGGCTGATCCTCGACACCTTCCAGATCCAGGACGTCACCGACGACGGCTCCTACCTCGCCGACCTCGGTCGTCCCGAGGCCGCGCGGGTGGGCCAGGACGCCCGGATCGCCGAGGCCAACGCCCGGCAGGCGGCCGAGCAGGCGACCATCGCCGCCGAGCAGCAGATCGCCATCGCCCAGCGGACGCTGGCGCTCAAGCAGGCCGAGATCAAGGCCGAGACCGACGCGGCCGCCGCCCAGGCCGCCGCCGCCGGCCCGCTGGCCCAGGCCGACCGGGACCAGGCGATCCTCACCGAGCAGGAGAAGGTCGCCGTGCGCCAGGCCGCGCTGACCGAGCGCCAGCTGGAGACCCAGGTCCGCAAGCCGGCCGACGCCGCGCGCTACAAGGTCGAGCAGGAGGCCGAGGCGTCGCGCACGGCGGAGATCGCGGCCGCCGAGGCCCGCAAGGCCGCCACCATCGCGGCCGCCGAGGCCGACGCCGAGAAGGCCCGGCTCACCGGTGAGGCCGAGAAGGCGCGGCGCTCCGCGCTGGCCGAGGCCGAGGCGATCGAGGGCGCCAAGCGCGGTGAGGCCGAGAAGGCCCGGCGTACGGCGGAGGCGGACGCCACCCGCGCCGAGGGTGAGGCCACCGCGGCCGCAACCCTCGCGGTCGGCCAGGCCGAGGCCGAGGCGATGGACAAGCGCGCCGAGGCCTTCGCGCACTACAACGACGCGGCCGTGCTGCAGATGATGATCGAGGTGCTGCCCCAGATCGCCAAGGAGGTCGCCGCCCCGATCAGCGCGATCGACAACCTGACGGTGCTGTCCACCGACGGCGCCGGCGCGATCCCCCGCCAGGTCAACGACAACATCGTGCAGACGCTGTCGATGCTCAAGACCTCCACCGGCCTCGACCTCGAGGCCATGCTCAAGGGCGCGCTGGCCAAGGCCACCGACGGCAGCTCGCCCGAGCCCGCCGCCGCCGACGCGCCCAAGGCCGTGACCGCCAAGCCGGTGGAGGGCGGGCCGGCCTGA
- a CDS encoding helix-turn-helix transcriptional regulator: protein MDGVPSLDSATERVRAGSLTEGLDELLALHATHGPASSEPLPDVELATLLGALIDCRLARGELSHAVTHGEELTPLLSGTGLAAALAHHAQGEVAAALGDADAAVAHFLTAGRLAPDAGPDQLPWRAGAALAQLRTGQAREAADLAREQVEIARRSGSPYAMAGALRTLAAVDAGPHRVQHLLRARAVLAGTTAERLSAQIDTDLAGFLLLTHAPDAEERALGLLRAAEEQAGRQELWPLQGRVRRLLDRLGEQPRKVQTEAMAALTVSERRVARMAADGLTNRQIAHELVVTVKAVEWHLSHVYRKLGISSRSMLAATLGVSV, encoded by the coding sequence ATGGATGGGGTCCCCTCGCTCGACAGCGCCACCGAGCGCGTCCGCGCGGGCTCCCTGACCGAGGGGCTCGACGAGCTCCTGGCGCTGCACGCCACCCACGGCCCAGCCTCGTCCGAGCCGCTGCCGGACGTCGAGCTGGCCACCCTGCTGGGTGCGCTCATCGACTGCCGGCTGGCCCGCGGCGAGCTGTCCCACGCGGTCACCCACGGCGAGGAGCTGACCCCGCTCCTGTCCGGCACCGGGCTCGCGGCGGCGCTCGCGCACCACGCGCAGGGTGAGGTCGCCGCCGCGCTCGGGGACGCCGACGCCGCGGTCGCGCACTTCCTCACCGCCGGCCGGCTCGCCCCCGACGCCGGCCCCGACCAGCTGCCCTGGCGGGCCGGCGCCGCGCTCGCGCAGCTGCGCACCGGCCAGGCCAGGGAGGCCGCCGACCTGGCCCGCGAGCAGGTCGAGATCGCCCGCCGCTCCGGCTCGCCGTACGCCATGGCCGGCGCGCTGCGCACCCTGGCCGCGGTCGACGCCGGGCCGCACCGGGTCCAGCACCTGCTGCGCGCCCGCGCGGTCCTGGCGGGCACCACGGCCGAGCGGCTGTCCGCCCAGATCGACACCGACCTGGCCGGCTTCCTGCTGCTCACCCACGCCCCCGACGCCGAGGAGCGGGCCCTCGGCCTGCTCCGCGCCGCCGAGGAGCAGGCCGGGCGCCAGGAGCTCTGGCCGCTGCAGGGTCGCGTCCGCCGCCTGCTCGACCGGCTCGGCGAGCAGCCGCGCAAGGTGCAGACCGAGGCCATGGCCGCCCTCACCGTCTCCGAGCGCCGGGTCGCCCGGATGGCCGCCGACGGGCTGACCAACCGCCAGATCGCCCACGAGCTGGTGGTCACGGTCAAGGCGGTCGAGTGGCACCTCTCGCACGTCTACCGCAAGCTCGGCATCTCCTCGCGCTCCATGCTGGCCGCGACGCTCGGGGTGTCGGTCTAG
- a CDS encoding helix-turn-helix transcriptional regulator: MTTSRVESLAAGATYDVTRGPHWVLVVEGAAVLHAGAAHPLLPGDAVLVSARQAFTLVACSDTELHVTDLAVGVPTHPLPSVLVVTDFATRHDGITALVRSCPTVAQCGPPLMSSSYANLVGAAMTESWLEDQGLPTRDDPASDAAVAAVVAAVTASPGEAWNVDRMAGLVHLSRSALGDRFRRELRLSPAEVLREARMQEARRLLQSGDAPVEQVAHAVGYGSSAAFSRAFTSQHGVPPQAWRTTAGRPGRSASATAARRLELARVGQRAS; encoded by the coding sequence ATGACGACGAGCCGAGTCGAGTCACTCGCGGCGGGGGCGACGTACGACGTCACCCGCGGACCGCACTGGGTGCTCGTCGTCGAGGGGGCGGCCGTGCTGCACGCCGGCGCGGCGCACCCACTGCTCCCCGGGGACGCGGTGCTGGTCTCGGCGCGGCAGGCGTTCACGCTCGTGGCCTGCTCCGACACCGAGCTGCACGTGACCGACCTCGCGGTCGGGGTGCCGACGCATCCGCTGCCGAGCGTGCTCGTCGTGACGGACTTCGCCACCCGGCACGACGGCATCACGGCCCTGGTGCGGTCGTGCCCGACGGTGGCGCAGTGCGGGCCGCCGCTGATGTCGTCGTCGTACGCCAACCTGGTCGGCGCCGCCATGACGGAGTCGTGGCTGGAGGACCAGGGCTTGCCCACCCGCGACGACCCGGCCTCCGACGCAGCCGTCGCGGCGGTCGTGGCCGCGGTGACCGCCAGCCCCGGCGAGGCGTGGAACGTCGACCGGATGGCGGGCCTCGTGCACCTGTCGCGCTCCGCGCTGGGCGACCGGTTCCGCCGCGAGCTGCGGCTGAGCCCGGCCGAGGTGCTGCGCGAGGCCCGCATGCAGGAGGCCCGCCGCCTGCTCCAGTCCGGCGACGCGCCGGTCGAGCAGGTGGCGCACGCCGTGGGCTACGGGTCGTCGGCGGCGTTCAGCCGGGCCTTCACCTCCCAGCACGGGGTCCCGCCGCAGGCCTGGCGGACCACCGCGGGCCGTCCTGGGCGGTCCGCGTCCGCCACCGCTGCGCGCCGTCTCGAGCTCGCGCGGGTCGGCCAGCGCGCCTCCTGA
- a CDS encoding NfeD family protein → MTTFLVVGALGLLLLLVSLVLGDLLDGVFDALTGDIFSSAVLGGFIAAFGFAAAAVQGAGAPALLGALVGVGAGGLAAWFTVWLTRLVRDGSSDATLSADDALGRSGRVIGPIPAEGYGTVRLAIGGHTVQLNARAEQPLAPGTEVHVTEILSPTAVRVAPVWNELTD, encoded by the coding sequence GTGACCACCTTCCTCGTCGTCGGCGCCCTGGGGCTGCTGCTCCTGCTCGTGAGCCTCGTGCTCGGCGACCTGCTGGACGGGGTCTTCGACGCGCTGACCGGCGACATCTTCTCCAGCGCGGTGCTGGGCGGGTTCATCGCGGCCTTCGGGTTCGCCGCCGCGGCGGTCCAGGGCGCGGGCGCGCCGGCGCTGCTCGGCGCGCTGGTCGGGGTCGGCGCGGGTGGGCTGGCCGCGTGGTTCACGGTCTGGCTGACCCGGCTGGTCCGCGACGGCAGCAGCGACGCCACCCTGTCGGCCGACGACGCGCTGGGCCGGTCGGGCCGGGTGATCGGACCCATCCCGGCCGAGGGTTACGGCACCGTGCGGCTGGCCATCGGCGGGCACACCGTCCAGCTCAACGCCCGCGCCGAGCAACCGCTCGCCCCCGGCACCGAGGTGCACGTGACCGAGATCCTCTCCCCCACCGCGGTGCGCGTCGCGCCGGTGTGGAACGAACTGACCGACTGA